A genomic region of Friedmanniella luteola contains the following coding sequences:
- a CDS encoding metallophosphoesterase family protein, with the protein MPGSVAVLSDVHGVLPVLDAVLAEPDVRGADLVVVTGDHAAGPMPVEVLDRLTGLGARVLLVRGNADRELVDLARGGTSPHPESVWAARQLRPDQVALLAGLPHPARVDVDGFGPVVFCHGTPRDDEEVVLVDTRLARWEEAFAGLAPEERTVVCGHTHMPFVRLVDRRLVVNPGSIGMPYGRAGGAWALLRDGQVALRHTEVDVEAAVAAVVAGSGYPDRAAWAAEYLRATASDADALRAFGPRDGRPAG; encoded by the coding sequence ATGCCCGGGAGCGTCGCGGTCCTGTCCGACGTGCACGGCGTGCTGCCGGTCCTCGACGCGGTGCTCGCCGAGCCGGACGTGCGCGGCGCGGATCTCGTGGTGGTCACGGGCGACCACGCGGCCGGACCGATGCCGGTGGAGGTCCTCGACCGGCTGACCGGGCTCGGCGCCCGCGTGCTGCTGGTCCGCGGGAACGCCGACCGCGAGCTGGTCGACCTCGCCCGTGGGGGCACGTCGCCCCATCCCGAGTCGGTCTGGGCCGCCCGGCAGCTGCGCCCCGACCAGGTCGCCCTGCTCGCCGGGCTGCCGCACCCAGCGCGGGTGGACGTCGACGGCTTCGGCCCGGTCGTGTTCTGCCACGGCACACCCCGCGACGACGAGGAGGTCGTCCTCGTCGACACCCGGCTGGCGCGGTGGGAGGAGGCCTTCGCCGGGCTGGCCCCGGAGGAGCGGACCGTCGTCTGCGGGCACACCCACATGCCCTTCGTCCGGCTGGTCGACCGGCGGCTGGTGGTGAACCCGGGCAGCATCGGCATGCCCTACGGCCGCGCCGGCGGCGCCTGGGCGCTGCTGCGCGACGGGCAGGTCGCCCTGCGGCACACCGAGGTCGACGTGGAGGCGGCCGTGGCCGCCGTCGTGGCCGGCTCCGGCTACCCCGACCGGGCGGCCTGGGCGGCGGAGTACCTGCGCGCGACGGCGAGCGACGCGGACGCGCTGCGGGCGTTCGGCCCGCGCGACGGCCGGCCGGCCGGCTGA
- a CDS encoding peptidoglycan DD-metalloendopeptidase family protein, translated as MRPTGTSRAARAAPALVATALLVLAALLVRAQPATGAPREPAVPGGGWPLAGVPRVVRPFVAPAHRYGPGHRGVDLAGRVGTPVLAALPGRVAFAGLVAGRGVVSVDTGGLRTTYEPVAAQVRAGAVVGVGDPLGVLTAGSHCREPCLHWGLRSGPDYLDPLRTLRSADSVALVPADRRDRVAADAAERARLAEAATAGLGAGWVAAPGGRHGFARPAGGPVTSPFGLRLHPVLHVWKLHDGTDLGAACGAPVRAPADGRVVAVGPAGGYGNRLLLEHGRVDGVVVRTGYAHAAGYVVRPGQQVVRGQLLGRVGSTGYATGCHLHLQVWLDGRLADPSRWFTL; from the coding sequence ATGAGGCCCACCGGGACCAGCCGCGCCGCCCGCGCCGCCCCGGCCCTGGTGGCGACCGCGCTGCTGGTCCTGGCGGCGCTGCTGGTCCGCGCCCAGCCGGCGACCGGCGCGCCGCGGGAGCCGGCCGTCCCCGGCGGCGGCTGGCCGCTGGCCGGGGTCCCCCGGGTCGTCCGTCCGTTCGTGGCCCCGGCCCACCGCTACGGCCCCGGCCACCGCGGGGTCGACCTGGCCGGCCGGGTGGGCACGCCGGTGCTCGCCGCGCTGCCCGGCCGGGTGGCCTTCGCCGGGCTCGTGGCGGGCCGGGGGGTGGTCAGCGTGGACACGGGCGGGCTGCGCACCACCTACGAGCCGGTCGCGGCGCAGGTGAGGGCCGGCGCCGTCGTCGGCGTCGGAGACCCGCTCGGCGTCCTGACGGCGGGCTCGCACTGCCGGGAGCCCTGCCTGCACTGGGGGCTGCGCAGCGGTCCGGACTACCTGGACCCGCTCCGCACGCTGCGCTCCGCCGACAGCGTCGCCCTCGTGCCGGCGGACCGGCGCGACCGCGTGGCCGCGGACGCGGCGGAGCGCGCCCGGCTGGCGGAGGCGGCGACGGCCGGGCTGGGCGCCGGCTGGGTGGCCGCCCCCGGTGGCCGGCACGGCTTCGCGCGGCCGGCGGGGGGCCCGGTCACCTCACCGTTCGGGCTGCGGCTGCACCCGGTGCTGCACGTGTGGAAGCTGCACGACGGCACCGACCTCGGCGCCGCCTGCGGGGCACCGGTCCGCGCGCCCGCCGACGGGCGGGTCGTCGCGGTCGGGCCGGCGGGCGGCTACGGCAACCGGCTGCTGCTGGAGCACGGCCGGGTCGACGGCGTCGTGGTGCGGACGGGGTACGCCCACGCCGCGGGCTACGTCGTGCGGCCGGGGCAGCAGGTGGTCCGCGGTCAGCTCCTCGGCCGCGTCGGCAGCACCGGCTACGCCACCGGGTGCCACCTCCACCTGCAGGTCTGGCTGGACGGACGGCTCGCCGACCCGAGCCGCTGGTTCACGCTGTGA
- a CDS encoding tyrosine recombinase XerC, giving the protein MTTAGSSATATAEPLSAEFATLVEDYARHLRLQRELSVHTVRAYTGDVTGLLRHLQRLGLTSLDAVTIRALRSWLAREQTRGQARSTLQRRSAAVRVFFTWAQTSGRVATNPAAGLRSPRKERSLPPHLGQTEAAAMLDAARPGPDPEPDPRASGPGAADRPATPHDPAVVLRDLALLEVLYATGVRVAELCGLDLDDVDTERRLVRVIGKGDKERSVPVGLPALRAVERYLADGRPALAVPTSGPAVFLGERGRRMDPRVVRRVVHAALGRVEGAPDLGPHGLRHAMATHLLEGGADLRSVQEMLGHASLATTQIYTHVTDERLREAFARAHPRA; this is encoded by the coding sequence ATGACCACCGCCGGCTCCTCCGCGACGGCGACGGCGGAGCCGCTGTCGGCGGAGTTCGCGACGCTGGTGGAGGACTACGCCCGGCACCTGCGCCTGCAGCGCGAGCTGTCCGTGCACACCGTGCGCGCCTACACCGGCGACGTCACCGGCCTGCTGCGCCACCTGCAACGGCTGGGCCTGACCTCCCTGGACGCCGTCACGATCCGGGCGCTGCGCAGCTGGCTGGCCCGCGAGCAGACCCGCGGCCAGGCGCGCTCGACCCTGCAGCGCCGCTCGGCGGCCGTCCGGGTCTTCTTCACGTGGGCGCAGACCTCCGGCCGGGTCGCGACCAACCCGGCGGCCGGCCTGCGGTCCCCGCGCAAGGAGCGCTCCCTGCCCCCGCACCTCGGCCAGACCGAGGCGGCCGCGATGCTGGACGCGGCGCGGCCCGGCCCCGACCCGGAGCCCGACCCGCGGGCCTCCGGCCCGGGTGCCGCGGACCGCCCCGCCACCCCGCACGACCCCGCCGTCGTCCTGCGCGACCTCGCCCTGCTCGAGGTGCTCTACGCCACCGGCGTCCGGGTGGCCGAGCTCTGCGGGCTGGACCTCGACGACGTCGACACCGAGCGGCGGCTGGTCCGGGTCATCGGCAAGGGGGACAAGGAGCGCTCCGTGCCGGTCGGGCTCCCCGCGCTCCGCGCCGTCGAGCGCTACCTGGCCGACGGCCGACCGGCCCTGGCCGTCCCGACCTCGGGTCCGGCGGTGTTCCTGGGGGAGCGGGGCCGGCGGATGGACCCCCGGGTGGTGCGCCGCGTGGTGCACGCGGCCCTCGGGCGCGTCGAGGGCGCCCCCGACCTCGGGCCGCACGGCTTGCGGCACGCCATGGCCACCCATCTGCTGGAGGGCGGTGCCGACCTCCGCAGCGTCCAGGAGATGCTGGGCCACGCCTCGTTGGCCACCACCCAGATCTACACCCACGTCACCGACGAGAGGCTGCGCGAAGCCTTCGCCCGGGCCCACCCCCGGGCCTGA